The proteins below are encoded in one region of Thermococcus peptonophilus:
- the mnhG gene encoding monovalent cation/H(+) antiporter subunit G, whose amino-acid sequence MIEWAFLLFGLFIMFFGALGLLRFPDVYTRLHATAKCDTGGAISILLALAIASNFPVTGKLKFLVIAFMIAMINPMVSHAIARAAYKSGVKPKAVVDMYAWDNP is encoded by the coding sequence GTGATAGAATGGGCCTTCCTTCTCTTCGGGCTCTTCATAATGTTCTTTGGGGCCCTCGGTCTGCTGCGCTTCCCCGACGTCTATACGAGGCTTCACGCGACTGCAAAGTGCGATACTGGAGGGGCGATAAGTATCCTTCTGGCGCTGGCCATAGCATCGAATTTCCCAGTTACTGGAAAGCTCAAGTTCCTCGTAATAGCCTTCATGATAGCTATGATAAACCCAATGGTCAGCCACGCGATAGCGAGGGCCGCCTATAAGAGTGGGGTGAAGCCGAAAGCGGTGGTGGACATGTATGCTTGGGACAATCCATGA
- a CDS encoding immunoglobulin-like domain-containing protein: MKKALVIGIAIVVLVVAGYGALSWTGKEASGSPQDNHAKFVKMELDKSVYSPSDTMTIRITNEGKVNVTTSYHFRLYREENGEWKEVPVNLMFIAVAVSIEPGKSWEQKVNLADLKLSPGHYKITKKVILNSPGTKDNASYEVSVEFEVKG, encoded by the coding sequence ATGAAGAAGGCGCTTGTGATAGGAATAGCCATTGTTGTTTTGGTCGTAGCGGGATACGGAGCACTCAGCTGGACTGGAAAGGAGGCAAGCGGTTCGCCGCAGGACAACCACGCGAAGTTCGTCAAAATGGAGCTCGACAAGTCCGTCTACAGTCCTTCTGACACTATGACCATCAGGATAACCAACGAGGGCAAGGTAAATGTGACTACCAGCTACCACTTCAGGCTCTACCGGGAAGAAAACGGTGAGTGGAAGGAGGTTCCCGTTAACCTCATGTTCATAGCGGTTGCCGTTTCGATAGAGCCTGGAAAGAGCTGGGAGCAGAAGGTCAATCTCGCAGACCTGAAGCTTTCTCCGGGACACTACAAGATCACAAAAAAGGTCATTTTGAATTCCCCTGGGACCAAAGACAATGCTAGCTACGAGGTCAGTGTGGAGTTTGAAGTTAAGGGGTGA
- a CDS encoding DHH family phosphoesterase: MKGKIKLRRFLEAARDRSFLLLCHHNADPDSLGSAIAFARFLKARGVGKVRIGVAQSVSSYAKRLLTLSPVPVEKNPSVDEDVVVIFDTSSLEQLEPIEIPKDKFTILIDHHVEKKNPVKADISVVDSTRTSTAEIVWELFNYLGFADELSVKALLAGIVTDTANFRFANSKTFKSVSEMLEAFPVQMGEIFQLVAPVNDENIDQAKRMAVLKACQRMEIRKFRKYIIAVSKVSAYESLACKVFLQLGADIAIVGSEKNGVRISARAKESLVRKGLHLGKIMEKVGPIIDGSGGGHAGAAGANGKKNLDEAIKLILKEIEKFLREVE, translated from the coding sequence ATGAAGGGCAAGATAAAGCTTAGACGCTTCCTTGAGGCAGCTAGAGACAGGTCGTTTCTCCTTCTCTGCCACCACAATGCTGATCCCGATTCTCTCGGCTCTGCAATAGCGTTTGCCCGTTTTCTGAAGGCGAGAGGAGTTGGAAAAGTTAGAATAGGCGTCGCCCAGAGCGTTTCTTCCTACGCGAAGAGGCTTCTCACGCTTTCTCCCGTCCCGGTCGAGAAGAACCCTTCCGTTGATGAAGACGTAGTTGTTATATTCGACACATCCTCCCTCGAACAGCTTGAGCCGATTGAGATTCCAAAGGATAAGTTTACAATCCTAATAGACCACCACGTCGAGAAGAAGAACCCGGTAAAAGCAGATATTTCTGTCGTTGATTCAACGCGAACATCCACGGCTGAGATCGTATGGGAGCTCTTTAATTACCTTGGGTTTGCAGACGAGCTCTCCGTTAAAGCCCTTCTGGCTGGGATAGTGACCGATACCGCCAACTTCAGGTTCGCGAACTCGAAAACGTTCAAGTCTGTATCCGAGATGCTTGAGGCTTTTCCAGTTCAGATGGGTGAGATTTTCCAGCTGGTTGCCCCGGTGAACGACGAGAACATTGACCAGGCAAAGAGGATGGCCGTGCTGAAGGCCTGCCAGAGGATGGAGATAAGGAAGTTCCGGAAGTACATAATAGCCGTCTCAAAGGTATCGGCCTACGAGTCCCTCGCCTGCAAGGTCTTCCTCCAGCTTGGGGCAGATATAGCCATCGTTGGAAGCGAGAAGAACGGCGTCAGGATTTCCGCGAGAGCAAAAGAAAGCCTCGTCAGGAAGGGTCTTCACCTTGGAAAGATAATGGAGAAAGTAGGGCCAATTATTGACGGCTCGGGCGGGGGACATGCCGGGGCCGCTGGAGCGAACGGAAAGAAGAACCTTGATGAGGCAATTAAGCTTATACTAAAAGAGATTGAGAAGTTTTTGAGGGAGGTGGAGTGA
- a CDS encoding DUF3194 domain-containing protein, producing the protein MESEGRRVVHIGLPELTEEQIIEVGELAQKVVIKHVFDALNRSDVKDIEVTTRINRGETLDLELEVYLEVPVFVKVDVEKLIDEAVEKAYATVEKKLREIANEGQDKA; encoded by the coding sequence ATGGAGAGCGAGGGAAGGAGAGTAGTCCACATAGGTCTGCCGGAGCTTACCGAGGAGCAGATAATCGAGGTAGGTGAGCTCGCACAGAAAGTCGTGATAAAGCACGTCTTTGATGCCCTCAACAGGAGCGACGTGAAAGACATAGAGGTAACGACGAGAATAAACAGGGGCGAAACCCTCGACCTTGAGCTTGAGGTATACCTTGAGGTTCCAGTTTTCGTGAAAGTTGACGTGGAGAAGCTGATTGACGAGGCGGTTGAAAAGGCCTACGCGACCGTCGAGAAAAAGCTGAGGGAGATCGCAAATGAAGGGCAAGATAAAGCTTAG
- a CDS encoding prefoldin subunit beta, translating to MQNIPPQVQAMLGQLESYQQQLQLVVQQKQKVQLELTEAKKALEEIENLPEDAVVYKTVGTLIVKTTKDKAIEELKEKIETLEVRLNALERQEKKLNEKLKELTAQIQSALRPPTAG from the coding sequence ATGCAGAACATTCCGCCGCAGGTTCAGGCGATGTTGGGCCAGCTCGAGAGCTACCAGCAGCAGCTCCAGCTCGTTGTTCAGCAGAAGCAAAAAGTACAGCTTGAGCTCACCGAGGCCAAGAAGGCCCTCGAGGAGATAGAGAACCTTCCGGAGGATGCCGTCGTTTACAAGACCGTTGGCACGCTCATCGTCAAGACCACCAAGGACAAGGCCATTGAGGAGCTGAAGGAGAAAATAGAGACCCTTGAGGTAAGGCTCAACGCCCTTGAAAGACAGGAAAAGAAGCTCAACGAGAAGCTCAAGGAGCTTACCGCTCAGATACAGTCGGCCCTGAGACCGCCGACTGCCGGCTGA
- a CDS encoding cation:proton antiporter subunit C, with protein MINAETAGIIVMLIGLYGLISKENPIKQVLSINVISLGLVLFFIGAGYVEGGSFPIMPSNPVDPLPATLMLTTLVVDVAITALALAMILRIGRGWA; from the coding sequence GTGATTAACGCCGAGACAGCCGGAATAATTGTGATGCTCATCGGCCTCTACGGCCTGATATCAAAGGAGAACCCGATAAAGCAGGTGCTTTCAATCAACGTGATCTCCCTCGGTTTAGTACTCTTCTTCATAGGCGCAGGCTACGTTGAGGGTGGGAGCTTCCCGATAATGCCCTCCAATCCGGTTGACCCGCTTCCGGCGACACTAATGCTGACGACGCTTGTAGTTGATGTTGCCATAACCGCGTTGGCTCTTGCGATGATACTGCGCATCGGGAGGGGGTGGGCTTGA
- a CDS encoding proton-conducting transporter transmembrane domain-containing protein, with protein MGLIAVLVALPLLFAFLTALTIPLRMEKYARYFFLAGALFPWLVYLLIGEGSEVVGGWPKIGGIEVALDTYNSLLVFGELILFSAVALYSIDYFKKDVKPLVLLLLVHAGLLGAFISRDLFNFYIFMEIASVSAFSLVGFSGGKEALKAAYKYLMLSLLASYFFVFSIGIIYLKTGYLNLELISQSPLYPEVEVAVAVAFTSLLLKAGIFPLHTWLPDAHANAPSPVSALLSGAVVKAPAYGMVLLSLYLPLQENVKNALIVLAFSSMFFGVGVMLLERDIKRFLAYSTVSQMGYVLLGIATLNPMGAVYYAFAHMLFKGGLFLAAGVLVDKFKTRKLEKLSYRGDPILMVSILTLSLAIGGIWPFVGSPAKAALLKGLPYGKELFYVAGLGTLISFTKLNYYLMRGKRRRYGFTVLPSLIMALAALFAGISLGGSPKAMDACLLLGGVVLFLLLKASGLLGVKLPKREMTPKEVNIGAALFSLFLLLLLYLSQG; from the coding sequence GTGGGCTTGATAGCTGTCTTGGTGGCCCTTCCACTCCTCTTCGCGTTCCTCACGGCACTCACGATACCTTTGAGGATGGAAAAGTACGCTAGGTACTTTTTCTTGGCAGGTGCGCTGTTCCCGTGGTTGGTCTACCTTCTCATAGGGGAAGGAAGCGAGGTTGTGGGTGGCTGGCCGAAAATAGGGGGGATAGAGGTCGCGCTCGATACCTATAACTCTCTCCTCGTCTTCGGTGAGCTGATCCTCTTCTCTGCCGTTGCCCTGTACTCCATTGACTACTTCAAAAAAGACGTGAAGCCCCTCGTACTACTTCTCCTGGTTCATGCGGGCCTCCTCGGGGCGTTCATAAGCAGGGACCTCTTCAACTTCTACATCTTCATGGAGATAGCGTCGGTCTCGGCTTTTTCCCTGGTGGGCTTCTCCGGAGGGAAAGAAGCACTCAAGGCTGCCTACAAATACCTCATGCTCTCCCTCCTTGCCTCCTACTTCTTTGTTTTCTCCATAGGCATAATCTACCTCAAGACGGGCTACCTGAACCTCGAACTGATTTCCCAATCTCCCCTCTATCCTGAGGTGGAGGTTGCCGTCGCAGTTGCATTCACTTCACTCCTCCTCAAGGCCGGAATCTTCCCGCTCCACACCTGGCTTCCTGATGCCCACGCCAACGCTCCCTCTCCAGTTTCGGCGCTCCTATCCGGGGCTGTTGTTAAGGCCCCGGCTTACGGCATGGTGCTCCTCTCGCTCTACCTTCCCCTCCAGGAGAACGTCAAAAATGCCCTTATTGTTCTGGCATTCTCTTCGATGTTTTTTGGCGTTGGGGTCATGTTGTTGGAAAGGGACATAAAACGCTTTTTAGCTTACTCGACGGTTTCCCAGATGGGCTACGTCCTCCTCGGTATAGCGACCCTCAACCCGATGGGGGCCGTCTACTATGCCTTCGCCCATATGCTCTTTAAGGGCGGTCTCTTCCTCGCAGCTGGAGTTCTGGTGGACAAATTCAAAACGAGGAAACTTGAGAAGCTTTCCTACAGGGGCGACCCCATATTAATGGTCTCTATCCTGACGCTCAGCCTCGCGATAGGCGGAATATGGCCCTTCGTCGGCTCACCTGCAAAAGCTGCCCTCCTCAAAGGACTGCCGTATGGTAAAGAACTGTTTTACGTAGCTGGCCTGGGAACTCTTATCTCGTTTACAAAGCTCAACTACTATCTAATGAGAGGGAAAAGAAGACGGTACGGCTTTACAGTGCTCCCATCTTTAATAATGGCGCTCGCGGCACTCTTCGCGGGGATTTCGCTTGGGGGCTCCCCAAAGGCAATGGATGCCTGTCTGCTCCTGGGGGGAGTGGTGCTATTCCTTCTGCTTAAAGCGAGCGGTCTTCTTGGAGTGAAGCTTCCTAAAAGGGAGATGACGCCGAAGGAAGTGAACATCGGAGCAGCCCTTTTCTCTCTCTTCCTTCTCCTACTACTCTACCTCTCTCAGGGTTAG
- a CDS encoding hydrogenase subunit MbhD domain-containing protein, which produces MLGTIHEILLVAIILLSASVVEAEKLTSAVLRYGLLSLAFVIVLIQLKAPDVALSAVVVGAIVTGLFLYTIKEVGE; this is translated from the coding sequence ATGCTTGGGACAATCCATGAAATTCTCCTCGTGGCGATAATACTCCTCTCGGCCTCGGTGGTCGAAGCTGAAAAGCTTACCTCCGCGGTGCTACGCTACGGTCTCTTGAGTTTAGCATTTGTAATCGTCTTAATCCAGCTCAAAGCCCCCGATGTTGCTCTCTCAGCGGTGGTCGTGGGTGCCATAGTCACGGGTCTCTTCCTCTACACAATAAAGGAGGTGGGGGAGTGA
- a CDS encoding tRNA-binding protein → MELFLKTIEGAKFKGKWDKKRAIQLAKEMIPEIQAMRYSYIDPNELVDTPQMKALKEKALEIIEALGGEDWHHKFLRLADKSEREKVEEAVAKVRFFLNTILGLDRRLALGKINDPVIAVDIKVGEVMSVAKHPNADRLLVTNVNIGDRAITVVTNDLTVKEGNRVAVALLPPANFRGIVSEGMFLGAGEGVLKDVKGEIGGLPKGIPLEALNETRNIVEAFLKG, encoded by the coding sequence GTGGAGCTGTTTTTGAAGACGATAGAGGGAGCGAAGTTCAAGGGGAAGTGGGACAAGAAGAGGGCAATCCAGCTGGCAAAGGAGATGATCCCTGAGATACAGGCTATGCGCTACAGCTACATTGATCCGAACGAACTGGTTGATACACCTCAGATGAAGGCCCTCAAGGAGAAAGCCCTTGAGATAATCGAAGCTCTGGGTGGCGAGGACTGGCACCATAAGTTTCTCCGCTTAGCGGACAAGAGCGAGCGCGAGAAGGTCGAGGAAGCCGTTGCAAAAGTCCGCTTCTTCCTGAATACGATCCTTGGACTTGACAGGAGACTGGCCTTAGGGAAGATAAACGACCCCGTCATAGCTGTTGATATCAAAGTCGGGGAAGTCATGAGCGTCGCGAAGCACCCGAACGCTGACCGCTTGCTGGTTACGAACGTCAACATCGGCGACAGGGCGATAACAGTCGTTACAAACGACCTCACCGTTAAGGAAGGCAACCGCGTTGCCGTTGCGCTACTGCCACCAGCAAACTTCCGCGGAATAGTCAGCGAAGGTATGTTCCTCGGTGCAGGAGAGGGTGTTTTGAAGGACGTCAAGGGTGAAATCGGTGGCCTTCCGAAGGGAATCCCTCTTGAGGCCCTCAATGAGACAAGGAATATCGTCGAGGCGTTTTTGAAGGGATAA
- a CDS encoding Na(+)/H(+) antiporter subunit B, translated as MKMSLVVRTTTKLVAPFLVTYGAYLTIYGYESPGGGFQAGVIFAVSVILLMTAYGYRRTRKHFPLMTVQLVESSAALFIVGVALMGLVFGSFFLNFLRPYIPGGTIMTFNIGVALKVGTSFILVFYILSRWADRD; from the coding sequence GTGAAGATGAGCCTCGTTGTGAGGACGACGACAAAGCTTGTCGCCCCGTTCTTGGTCACCTATGGGGCCTATCTTACCATCTACGGCTACGAGAGCCCCGGGGGCGGCTTTCAAGCAGGAGTTATCTTTGCCGTGAGCGTTATCCTGCTCATGACAGCCTACGGATACAGGAGAACGAGAAAGCACTTTCCGCTCATGACCGTCCAGCTCGTGGAGTCCTCTGCGGCCCTCTTCATAGTGGGGGTCGCGCTTATGGGGCTGGTCTTCGGGTCCTTCTTCCTCAACTTCCTCCGCCCCTACATCCCCGGAGGCACCATAATGACGTTCAACATAGGCGTTGCCCTCAAGGTGGGAACATCCTTCATCCTCGTCTTCTACATCCTTTCGAGGTGGGCTGACCGTGATTAA
- a CDS encoding monovalent cation/H+ antiporter complex subunit F, producing MAQENLLVILPYAVAFLVFTATLVSYRVIFGPTLADRAVALNTATTKAVVIIAMLSLLYDAPYLLDVSLVLLMVNAVGGLIIAKYMEVRA from the coding sequence ATGGCTCAAGAAAATCTTCTGGTAATTCTGCCCTACGCGGTGGCTTTCCTCGTGTTTACTGCCACTCTGGTTAGCTACCGCGTTATCTTCGGCCCGACGCTTGCGGATAGGGCAGTTGCCCTGAACACCGCTACCACTAAGGCTGTGGTAATAATAGCAATGCTCTCGCTCCTCTACGACGCTCCCTATCTCCTCGACGTGAGTTTGGTCTTACTCATGGTCAACGCCGTAGGAGGGCTCATCATAGCGAAGTACATGGAGGTGAGGGCGTGA
- a CDS encoding ACT domain-containing protein: MRHYELVKVREDGKIELPLELAYELGLVKGAYFLVEIDTDLKEAHLERIALPGKKLVEVELVVEDRPGVLAKVSGLFGKHGINILFNESEELSELGLAAIVAIMDVSGSRISLEELKRALMGLEEVKELTLREVE; the protein is encoded by the coding sequence ATGAGACACTACGAGCTTGTAAAAGTCAGGGAAGATGGAAAGATTGAACTTCCCCTCGAGCTAGCCTACGAGCTGGGACTCGTTAAGGGAGCGTACTTCCTAGTTGAGATTGACACTGACCTCAAGGAGGCTCACCTCGAGAGGATAGCCCTCCCAGGTAAAAAGCTCGTCGAGGTCGAACTCGTTGTGGAGGACAGGCCCGGAGTTCTGGCCAAAGTTAGCGGGCTCTTTGGGAAGCACGGGATAAACATCCTCTTCAACGAGAGCGAGGAGCTCTCCGAGCTGGGCCTCGCGGCGATAGTTGCGATAATGGACGTCAGCGGAAGTAGAATTTCTCTTGAGGAACTTAAAAGGGCCCTTATGGGGCTAGAAGAAGTCAAGGAGCTAACCCTGAGAGAGGTAGAGTAG
- the pcc1 gene encoding KEOPS complex subunit Pcc1: protein MSEPIHGYIEIEFPNEEVARIAYESVRIEHETVPYRRTKGEFTLEGKKIRFEFTAEDNSALRGTLNSYLRWIKVALDSIEV, encoded by the coding sequence GTGAGTGAACCCATACACGGATACATTGAGATTGAATTTCCGAACGAAGAAGTTGCAAGGATCGCCTATGAAAGCGTCAGGATAGAGCACGAGACAGTGCCGTACAGGAGAACGAAGGGGGAGTTTACACTCGAGGGAAAGAAGATACGGTTCGAGTTTACCGCAGAGGATAACTCCGCCCTAAGGGGGACTCTCAACTCCTACCTGAGGTGGATAAAAGTCGCCTTGGACTCCATTGAAGTCTGA
- a CDS encoding cation:proton antiporter gives MAFDVIGYVFIIIAVARIFAEVFERIGYPGFLGEITAGLMLGVFLHDLPREDLTLMAEFGVFFLMMYAGLELTPEEVRIGGKKSLPIYVITLVVMFFLTLPFTGYRIETDNFIVASILAVASAPIVIRLTRFFGQEFLHVALSYAVISEVGTLVILYLLINFELHHLSYFELFLELLKDAVFLTVVLGLNYVIGIKQRLKIIRALRRLQSDEAVFGMVMILATSLALISEELGLHFSIGAFLVGLMLHSDLLGTKQYERVHTIISGITYGIFAPIFFAWRGINFETEFSLEVVYFFVVIYLVRVLITTVLVWEKDLKVSLTRAAGISSFGVLGLLVGEVGYSYGVLSEHMYALASLASVLGIFVSATIGLVLSHIGGNKGE, from the coding sequence TTGGCATTCGACGTCATAGGCTACGTCTTCATAATAATCGCAGTCGCGAGGATTTTCGCTGAGGTCTTTGAGAGGATAGGCTATCCTGGATTTCTCGGCGAGATTACGGCGGGTTTGATGCTTGGCGTCTTCCTCCACGACCTCCCGAGAGAAGACCTCACCCTAATGGCAGAGTTCGGTGTGTTCTTTCTTATGATGTACGCCGGGCTGGAGCTGACTCCTGAGGAGGTTCGTATCGGCGGAAAGAAGAGCCTCCCGATATATGTGATCACGCTCGTTGTTATGTTCTTCCTCACGCTCCCCTTCACGGGTTATAGGATAGAGACCGACAACTTCATAGTTGCATCTATTCTCGCCGTTGCTTCGGCGCCGATAGTCATACGCTTAACGCGTTTCTTCGGCCAGGAGTTCCTCCACGTTGCGCTGTCCTACGCCGTTATAAGTGAGGTCGGAACCCTTGTAATCCTCTATCTTCTCATAAACTTCGAGCTACACCACCTCAGCTACTTTGAGCTCTTCCTTGAACTTCTAAAAGACGCCGTCTTCCTGACTGTTGTTCTCGGCCTGAACTACGTAATTGGAATAAAGCAGAGACTCAAAATAATCCGGGCCCTCAGGAGGCTCCAGAGCGACGAGGCCGTTTTCGGCATGGTCATGATCCTCGCAACTTCCCTGGCCCTGATCAGCGAGGAGCTTGGGCTTCACTTCAGCATAGGGGCCTTTCTGGTGGGGTTAATGCTCCACAGCGATCTGCTGGGCACCAAGCAGTATGAGAGAGTGCACACTATTATTTCCGGCATAACATACGGCATCTTTGCTCCCATATTCTTCGCGTGGAGGGGGATAAACTTCGAGACGGAGTTTTCGCTTGAGGTCGTATACTTCTTCGTCGTAATCTACCTCGTTAGGGTACTCATAACCACGGTTCTCGTCTGGGAGAAAGACCTCAAGGTCTCACTCACGAGGGCCGCCGGCATCTCGAGTTTCGGCGTACTAGGTCTGCTCGTCGGTGAGGTTGGCTACTCCTACGGCGTACTTAGTGAGCACATGTATGCTCTGGCCTCGCTGGCCAGCGTCCTCGGAATCTTTGTCTCGGCCACAATTGGGCTCGTACTGAGTCATATAGGGGGGAACAAAGGTGAGTGA
- a CDS encoding tetratricopeptide repeat protein codes for MVSVEAVKRYLSRKDFKSALNSALKIEDSFERLLALLRIFDEFPREEVLSEMLQALEGIEDKREKALAYSIVGRAFYQLGRESAGERYMTLAVSLAKEFSPPRVRGELLAGIARNLALSDRYKDAYLLFWEAVETLQSARGLSSAALSSLLRVARLIEKTADEINAPIALDYYRLAREVYESLFFNLQAKELSERIELIEEVLRRGKSVVDSLVERGDVEKAVDLIRFLDLRERASEMLKLSYWLFLHERPDLGRRVFEDAMNLILVGKFRPSDEELFKIARRMLRIGLVEEPLVLAGIIEDSHLASELLGEVAIAYRRMGELSKARSIAEGIPDESVKNRVLKALEGGEDVGHEQGLPLTGRGEERGAVFEDDRGSEVQGEVGQEEGNPAGKGDDP; via the coding sequence GTGGTTTCTGTGGAGGCGGTAAAGAGATACCTCTCACGGAAGGACTTCAAGAGTGCTCTCAATTCTGCACTAAAAATTGAGGATAGTTTTGAGCGTCTTCTGGCACTCCTCAGGATTTTTGATGAGTTCCCGAGAGAGGAAGTTCTCTCCGAGATGCTCCAAGCCCTTGAGGGCATCGAGGACAAGAGGGAGAAAGCGCTTGCCTATTCTATAGTGGGAAGGGCTTTCTATCAGCTCGGACGCGAGAGCGCCGGGGAGAGGTACATGACACTGGCGGTTTCCCTTGCCAAGGAATTTTCACCTCCAAGGGTTAGGGGGGAACTTCTCGCAGGCATTGCCAGAAACCTCGCACTCTCCGACAGATATAAGGACGCTTATCTGCTCTTCTGGGAGGCTGTTGAGACCCTCCAGTCTGCGAGGGGGCTTTCATCGGCCGCTCTCTCTTCGCTCCTTAGGGTGGCGAGGCTAATAGAGAAGACTGCCGACGAGATAAACGCCCCAATTGCCCTCGACTACTACCGCCTGGCAAGGGAAGTGTATGAGTCCCTCTTCTTCAACCTCCAGGCCAAAGAGCTTTCCGAGAGAATAGAACTTATAGAAGAAGTTCTCCGCAGGGGAAAGAGCGTGGTTGATTCCCTTGTGGAGAGAGGAGACGTTGAGAAGGCAGTGGACTTAATCCGATTTTTAGACCTCAGGGAGAGGGCCTCGGAAATGCTGAAGCTCAGCTACTGGCTCTTCCTCCACGAGAGGCCGGACCTCGGAAGGAGGGTCTTTGAAGACGCCATGAACCTCATACTCGTTGGAAAGTTCAGACCCTCGGACGAGGAGCTTTTCAAAATAGCAAGGAGAATGCTCCGCATCGGCCTCGTCGAAGAGCCGCTTGTCCTCGCGGGCATCATTGAGGACTCCCACCTCGCCTCTGAGCTTTTAGGGGAAGTGGCCATCGCCTACAGGCGGATGGGAGAGCTCTCAAAGGCCCGCTCGATAGCGGAGGGAATTCCCGACGAAAGTGTTAAGAACCGCGTTTTGAAGGCACTGGAAGGTGGTGAAGATGTGGGACACGAGCAAGGATTACCGCTTACTGGTCGCGGAGAAGAGCGTGGAGCTGTTTTTGAAGACGATAGAGGGAGCGAAGTTCAAGGGGAAGTGGGACAAGAAGAGGGCAATCCAGCTGGCAAAGGAGATGATCCCTGA
- the glyA gene encoding serine hydroxymethyltransferase, whose protein sequence is MAEGYGEYRDKVLEFIEDHENWRKHTINLIASENVTSPSVTRAVASGFMHKYAEGWPRQRYYQGCKYVDEVELIGVELFTKLFGSDFADLRPISGTNANQAAFFGLTQPGDKAIVLHTSHGGHISHMPFGAAGMRGLEVHTWPFDNEEFNIDVDKAEKLIRELEPKIVVFGGSLFPFPHPVKELAPVAKEVGAYVMYDAAHVLGLIAGKQFQDPLREGADIMTASTHKTFPGPQGGVILYKKFGETEEIAKLQWAIFPGVLSNHHLHHMAGKVITAAEMLEYGEKYAKQIVKNAKALAEALAEEGFRVIGEDKGYTESHQVIVDVSDLHPAAGGWAAPLLEEAGIILNKNLLPWDPLEKVNEPSGLRIGVQEMTRVGMMEDEMKEIAHFIRRVLIDKEDPKKVRRDVYGFRAEYQKVYYSFDHGLPLRLRE, encoded by the coding sequence ATGGCTGAAGGATATGGGGAGTACAGGGATAAGGTTCTGGAGTTTATTGAAGACCACGAGAACTGGAGGAAGCACACAATAAACCTCATCGCGAGCGAAAACGTGACTTCTCCTAGCGTTACCAGAGCAGTTGCCTCTGGTTTTATGCACAAGTACGCCGAGGGCTGGCCGAGACAGAGGTACTACCAGGGTTGTAAGTATGTTGACGAAGTTGAACTCATCGGTGTTGAGCTCTTCACTAAGCTCTTCGGAAGCGACTTCGCCGACTTAAGGCCGATCTCCGGAACGAACGCAAACCAGGCAGCCTTCTTCGGGCTCACTCAGCCGGGTGACAAGGCGATAGTTCTTCACACCAGCCACGGCGGCCACATAAGCCACATGCCCTTCGGTGCCGCCGGAATGCGCGGCCTTGAAGTCCATACCTGGCCCTTCGACAACGAGGAGTTCAACATCGACGTTGACAAGGCCGAGAAGCTCATCAGGGAGCTTGAACCCAAGATAGTCGTCTTTGGAGGTTCTCTCTTTCCGTTCCCGCACCCGGTTAAGGAGCTCGCTCCAGTTGCCAAGGAAGTCGGCGCCTACGTCATGTACGACGCAGCCCACGTTCTCGGCCTTATAGCTGGAAAGCAGTTCCAGGACCCGTTGCGTGAGGGAGCTGATATAATGACAGCCTCTACCCACAAGACCTTCCCTGGACCACAGGGAGGTGTTATCCTCTACAAGAAGTTCGGCGAGACCGAGGAGATAGCCAAGCTCCAGTGGGCAATCTTCCCGGGTGTCCTCAGCAACCACCACCTCCACCACATGGCAGGTAAGGTAATCACAGCCGCTGAGATGCTCGAGTACGGTGAGAAGTACGCAAAGCAGATAGTCAAGAACGCTAAGGCCCTTGCCGAGGCCCTCGCGGAGGAGGGTTTCAGGGTCATCGGCGAGGACAAGGGCTACACCGAGAGCCACCAGGTCATCGTTGACGTTTCGGACCTCCATCCGGCCGCTGGGGGATGGGCCGCCCCGCTACTTGAGGAAGCCGGAATAATCCTCAACAAGAACCTCCTTCCGTGGGACCCGCTTGAGAAGGTTAACGAGCCGAGTGGCCTCAGAATAGGCGTCCAGGAGATGACAAGGGTTGGAATGATGGAGGACGAGATGAAGGAGATAGCCCACTTTATTAGACGCGTCCTCATAGACAAGGAAGACCCGAAGAAAGTCAGGAGAGACGTCTACGGCTTCCGTGCGGAGTACCAGAAGGTCTACTACTCCTTCGACCACGGTCTCCCGCTCAGGCTCAGGGAGTGA